TGCAGTGCTAAGGCATTGAATGTTGCGCCGGCTGAGCCGCCGGCGATTCCGATCAGCCAGCCCGTCGAACGGCAAGTGACCGATTTCGTAGATTTCACCGGGCGCATCGAGGCGCCGCAAGCCGTCAGCGTGGTTCCGCGCGTGACTGGTTATTTGGTCAACACGCCGTTCAAAGAAGGCGCGGAAGTAAAAAAAGACGACGTGCTATTTGAAATCGATTCGCGCCCTTATCAGGCCCAGTACGATCAGGCGGCAGGGCAGGTGCTGCTCAACGAAGCACGCGTGAAGGAAGCCATGGCCGACAACGCCCGGGCCAAGGAGCTGGGGAAAACGCCAGGCGCCATCAGCAAGCAAGATTTGGATCGCTACCAAGCGGCGGAAGAGGAAGCCGAGGCTTCGGTGCAAGCCGCCAAAGCCAGCCTGGAAGTTTACAATTTGAACTTGGGCTTTTGCCAAGTAAAATCGCCAATCACCGGGCAAATTTCCCGCTATTACCTCACGCCGGGGAACTTGGTCAATCAGGATCAAACGCAGTTGACCACGGTGGTTTCGGTCGACCCGATGTATGTCTATTTCGACATCGACGAAAATACCGTGCTGCGCGTTCGCCGAGCGGTGAACGAAGGCAAAATTTTGCGTTACCAACAGGGAGAAATTCCCGTGTTCATTGGCCTGGAAGGGGAAGAAGGCTATCCGCACGAGGGCACCATCAATTTCGTGAATAACCAGGTGAATCCAGGCACCGGCAGCATTACCGTTCGCGGCGTGGTGTCCAACGCCAAGCCCGCGAACGGCGTGCGGCTGTTGTCGCCGGGAATGTTTGTCCGCGTGCGATTGCCGATTGGCCAGCCGCACGATGCCCTGCTGGTGATCGACCGCGCCATTGGTTCCGACCAAGGCATGAAGTACGTGTACCTGGTGGACGATAAAAACATCGTGCAACAGCAACGTGTTGAAACCGGCGCGCTGGAGGAAGATGGCCTGCGCGTGATCGATTCCGGCTTAAAGGCCGGCGAATGGGTAGTAATCGGCGGCATTCAGCAGGTTCGTCCGCGCATGCAAATTACGCCAGACCGCGAGCCCATGCCCACGCTGGGCCTTTCCAGTGAAGGCATGACCAGCGCCAGCGGTAAACCCGCCGAGGGAAAATCGGACGCGGGCAAGTCCAACGCCGCGAAATCGAGGGATGCAAAATCCGGCGCTAAACAGTCAACCGATTCGAAAAATTCCCCTTCCCCCGGCGCGAAAGCCTCGCCGGGCCCCGCCAAAAGCGATTGAACTGAAAACCGATTGAAATGCAGACCGGGCCAGCTAACGAAATGGCCACCCACATGTTCTGCCAGCTATGATTTCACGATTTTTTATCGACCGCCCCATCTTTGCGTCGGTCGTGTCGATTGTGATGACGCTCATTGGCGGGATCGCGCTGTTCTATTTGCCCATTGCGCAATATCCGCGAATCACACCGCCGGGTGTTTCCATTTCCATCAATTATCCCGGCGCAAGTGCCAAGGTAGTGGCCGATACCGTCGCATCGCCGATCGAACAGCAAGTGAACGGCGTGCCCGGCATGCTCTACATGTCGTCGCAAATGGGCAACGACGGTTCCTACTCCTT
The sequence above is drawn from the Pirellulales bacterium genome and encodes:
- a CDS encoding efflux RND transporter periplasmic adaptor subunit, which encodes MNVAPAEPPAIPISQPVERQVTDFVDFTGRIEAPQAVSVVPRVTGYLVNTPFKEGAEVKKDDVLFEIDSRPYQAQYDQAAGQVLLNEARVKEAMADNARAKELGKTPGAISKQDLDRYQAAEEEAEASVQAAKASLEVYNLNLGFCQVKSPITGQISRYYLTPGNLVNQDQTQLTTVVSVDPMYVYFDIDENTVLRVRRAVNEGKILRYQQGEIPVFIGLEGEEGYPHEGTINFVNNQVNPGTGSITVRGVVSNAKPANGVRLLSPGMFVRVRLPIGQPHDALLVIDRAIGSDQGMKYVYLVDDKNIVQQQRVETGALEEDGLRVIDSGLKAGEWVVIGGIQQVRPRMQITPDREPMPTLGLSSEGMTSASGKPAEGKSDAGKSNAAKSRDAKSGAKQSTDSKNSPSPGAKASPGPAKSD